TGGCTACCCTAGGACCCTTAGGTAGTAAGCCCCTGATTGCTACTGGCAGCAGTTGTTGCATTAGGACGTGGTAATCATGAGATTTGAGTCCCATCACCTTACACTCCTCTAATGATACACAACTAGATATATTAGCACAGTAGCCATCAGGACCTTTAAAATCATAGAGCCGCTTACAGAagatgtgtttctctgactttgataAAGACCAGGGAGCTGGTGGAAGTAATGTCCTTTTTCCCTGAGCTTTTGGATGCAAATCCTTCCTGATACCAAGACTTTCAAGATCCTTTCTAGCCTTTAGACCATCCTTTGAATTGCCACAATGTAACAATGTCGCAATCAAGCTTGCAGCCACATTCCTCTCCACATGCATAACGTCTAGATTATGCCGAACAGGAAGCTCCTTCTCATGACAAAGCAAATAGAGAAAAATATCAGAACAACTCTTACAGACTTAAACATTTAgtaaatcataattttaaacataccTCCCAATAAGGCAATGAGAAAAAAATGGAACGTTTTTTCCATCTAGACAATTCCTCTTCGTCTTTATCTCCGACTTCTTCATCCTCATCAGATCCACTTAGTTCCTCCTCATTATCAGATGGTATGTCAACTCGAGTAGCCCTCTTTTTCCCAGTCTGTTTTCTATTACCAAAAACATTCTTGTAATTTCTCAACACAAATGAGACATTCCTGCCTGTGAGTAGCCTTCCCTTCGTCCCATGTTCTGTTTTCCCATCAAACCAAGCCTTCTTTCCTCTAAAACTATGCAAGGGAGGCAAACTTTTCCGGTGGCCCATAAATACAAACTTCCTACTATTCTTCAGCCACAAACTATTTGTGTGCTTCCCGCATATAGGACAACCCATTTTACCCTTCACTTTACAACCAGCAAGATTCCCATAAGCCGGGAAATCACTAATAGTCCAAAGTAGCATTGCCTTAAGGGTAAAGGTAGTCTTACTAACTGCATCGTATGCTGGCTCGCCTATTGACCACAAATGTTTTAAATCTTCAATCAAGGGCTCTAAGtaaacatctatactattaccCGGTTGATGTGGTCCTGGAATCAGCAGACTGAGCATTATGTTCTCCTCCTTCATACATAGGTCAGGAGCCATGTTGTAATTCACCAGTAACACAGGCCAGCAACTGTATCGGCTGCTCTTCATACTAAAGGGATTAAACCCATCTGTTGAAAGCCCAAGTCGCAAATTCCTCTCCTCCGCTGCAAACGACGGATACTTGTCATTCATTGACTGCCAAGTAACAGAGTCTACTGGATGGCGCAGTTTCCCATCTATGCTCTTGTTATTGAAATGCCATCGTAAATCCATTGCAAGTTTCTCCGATCTGAACATCCTTTTCAGACGAGGTATCACTGGAAAATATCTCAAAACCTTCTGTGGAACACCCTTATTGATTTCACCAGTATGCATGTTGGTCTTCCATCTAGACGCTTTACATGTTGGGCAACTCTCAGCCGTCTTCAGCTTCTTTCTAAATAAGCAGCAGTCGTTAACACAAGCATGAATCTTTTGATATCCCATATCAAAAGTTTTCAAGAACTTCTTGACATCATAAGTTGATGTGTGCAGCACATTGTCTTCAGGTAACATATTTGGCAATGTTTGCAGCAAGTCATCAAAGCTCTTGTCTGGCCACCCATTCTGAGACTTAATCCTAAACAATGAAACTACAGCTGATAGCTTGCTATGACTCGAACACGTCGGATACAAGGGGGGTTTCAGCCTCTGCAAGTTTTGCTAAAAACTCATCTTCTTTCCCGTCCTCACCCTCAACTGACTCACGTAACTGTGACCCCCGGTTAGCTAAATCCTCATCTAGACAGTTTGCAGCTTCATATAAACTAAGAATCTCAGCATTCCAGCATATATCTTTAACATCCCCTAAATCAACAGAGCTACCATCTCCATGGTGAAACCAATCCGACCATACCTTGTAAGCATCATCCATTCCATTTATAACCAAATGAGAGACAACCTCCTCACTTGTATGGCGATACAGATTACGACATCGGGCGCATGGACATACAATCTTCCCATTAACTCCTAACTTATCAGTAACACCATTGGAAAAAGCTCGGGCAGCTCTTTCGTATGCAGAATCAACTCTTAggttcatgaaaaaaaaaagttataacgAGAATTTGTGAAATCTATAAGCTGAACACTTAAACAAATGTACATACCTACTTAAATGAACCCACGACTTGTCCAACATTAGTAAGACCCTTGCCACAGTTCAAACAAGTGTACATGGTTCAAGCAACAATGAGAATATAAATTTTGCTTCAACGTGTAAACAGCAAACGACAAGACAAATGTCTACAAAAGTATACAAACGATTAGAAAATGTGAATAAGTGATCGATGTGTCTAACCTCGACAGAATATAGAAGACGCAAGCTTGTGAAGTCACGAACCCgcacctgcaaaaaaaaaaaagaactgatcGATTAATGGAAACAAATATGAACCGAGAACCTAACTAATCACAACTTGAATCAATCCAATCTAACACCTATCTACTTTCACAACTTCAATCAATCAAATCTAAGACATATATACTTTCACAACTTCGATCAATCCAAGTAAATACCTCACTCTTAGATTAGAATCTCGGATTTGAAATTGGAGATGATGATGGCTGAATCCAATTGTCGACTATGTCCTCTTGAGCGACGAGATTACGGATGGTGAGCGATGAGAAATCAAGTCGGAGATGGTGAAGAGATGTTGTGCAGAGGGAGGGTTGGTGAGCGATGAGAGATCGAGGCGGAGATGGTGGAAAGAGGTTGTGGAGAGGAAGGTTTGGTGAGCGATGGAGTCGTAGATGGAGGAGAGAGGATGTGAAGAGGAAAGGAAGATGGAGAAAACGCGGCGGAGATGGTGGAGAGATGATGTGGAGAGGAAGGGTTGGTGACTGATGGAGTCGGAGATGGTGGAGAGGAAGGGAAGACGGTGAAACCAGTCGGAGATGGTGGAGCTCGATGGAGGTGGAGAAGAAAGGGAAGACGGAGAGAACGAGGTAAATTTGATCcctttctattattatttttttaatgctaTGAAAAGGTTATGTTCTTAAAACATACCGCCTAAATCCATTTTTTTCACTAAGTGTTGGCGCTAATCCTAAAAACTTGGGTgattagtgattttttttttatgttaactGTTTTCTCGGCATAGCATTAGTAAAATGCTATAACTTTCCTAGCTAGACTTACAAATACTTTTCCATAGCAGTTAGGAAAATTGTGCTATCTTAATCTGCTATCAATACCTATATTTGTTGTAGTGTGAAGATCCTTCAGTCGACGCATGCCTATCTGGTGCACGAGCTTCTTGAACACTGATGTGGCTAAGGACTTGGTGAAGAGATCGGCTGAATTCTCACTTGAACTGACTTGTAGCACTTGGACCTCTCCTGCCTTCTGGAGCTCGTGGGTAAAGAAGAACTTTGGAAGAATGTGCTTCGTCTGGTCTCCTTTGATGTATCCATCTTTAAGCTGAGCAATGCAGGCTGTGTTATCTTCGTATAGGATGGTAGGTGGATCCATTCCTTTGGTTATACCACAAGTGGTACTGATGTGTTGTGTCATGGATCTCAACCATACACTCTCTCGACTAGCCTCATGCATCGCCAATATTTCTGCATGATTTGAGGATGTAGTTGTCATGGTCTGTTTCATGGACCGCCAAGATATTGCTGTCCCTCCATGTGTAAAAACATATCCAGTATGAGATCTACCAAAATGTGGATCAGAtaggtaacctgcatcagcaaaaccaacTAAACCTTCCTTAGATTGGTTAGTAAACATAAGACCCAAATCCTTCGTTCCTTGTAAATAACGAAGTACATGTTTTATTCTATTCCAGTGCCTTTGGGTCGGACATGAGCTGAACCTAGATAGTAAGTTCACAGCAAAACTGATGTCTGGTCGTGTATGGCCAGCTAAGTACATCAGAGCTCCTATGGCACTGAGATATGGCACCTCTGGACCAAGGATCTCTTCATCGTCCCTCTTTGGACCAAATGGATCCGTGTCCGGACCAAGGCTTCTCACGACCATGGGGCTGTTTAATGGGTGAGATTTGTCCATATTAAATTTCTTGAGTATCTTTTCTGTATATGTTtcttgatgcacaaggattccatcttTTACATACTCAAAttgtaaacccaaacaaaactttgttttcccgagatctttcatctcgaattctttcttgagatattcAACAGTTTGGGAAATTTCTCCAGATGTTCCTAGGATATTtaaatcatctacatatactGCAATGATTACAAAACCCTTATTGAACTtctttatgaaaatacatgGGCAAATCTGGTCATTTTTGTATCCTTCTTTCAGGAGATATTCAGATAGTCTATTGTACCACATTCGACCCGATTGCTTTAATCCATAAAGAGACTTGTTCAATTTGATACAATGTTGTTCTCGAGAActctctttgtttttcatttcaataCCATCTGGAATTTTCATGTATATCTCATTATCCAGTGGACCATACAAGTAGGCAGTTACAACATCCATTAACCGCATATCTAGACCTTCTCTTATAGCCAGACTTATTAAAAATCTCAAGGTcgtagcatccaccacagggGAATAAGTTTCCTCATAATCTATTCCTGGTCtttgtgagaatccttgtgcaacaagtCGTTCTTTGTATCTCACAACTTCACCtttctcatttctttttctcacaaaAACCCATTTGTATCCCACTGGTTTTATATCATGGGGTGTCCGGATGATCAGTCCAAATACACCTCTCTTTTTCAATGATTCTAACTCCACATTaatggcttctttccattttaacCAATCTGGTCGTTGCATGCATTCATATATAGATgtgggttctagatcctcatTTTCCATCAATTCAAGTGCTACATTGTATGCAAATATATCATCCATGTCGACATGTTTTCTGTTCCATTCCCTTCCAGACATGACATAATTTATTGAGATCTCATTATTGTCAGGGACCTCATTACCTAGATCCTTGGCGTCCCAAGTTTCTTTTGGTGGTACATGAGTTTCCTTTTCCATGTCTAGGGTTTCAAAGGATTCGGATTCTTTGCACCTTTTCTTTTCCGAACTTCTTTGTCTTTGGAACCTGATGGTCTACCATGTTTTAACTGTGGTTTAGACGTAGTAGCAGCTTGATTATGTCCCTCATGGACATCAAGTCTTATCGGTGCATTGGCAGCTGGTATATATGACTTGGTTACTCTATTTGGGTCAGcaaaggaatctggcaatttaTTAGCTAGCTCTTGCAAATTTATTATTTCCTGGACTTCTAGATCACAatttctagtccgaggatcctGCCATGTTAAGGATGTTTGATtccattttatatctttttccaGCTTACCAAAATATCCCCCTAATGTTGGATACTTAGATTCATCAAAATGACAATCCACAAACCTGGCCTTAAACAAATCACCAGTTGTTAGCTCTAGGTATTTAATAATAGTAGGGGAATCGTATCCAACATATACTCCCATCCTCCTTTGAGGTCCCATCTTTTTTCTCTGTGGTGGTGCTATAGGCACTTGGACTGCACATCCAAAAACTCTTAGATGGGAAATATCTGGCTCATGACCCGTAATTAGTTGGGATGGCGAGTATTTATGCTCACTTGATGGCCTGAGTCTAATTAACTCGGCTGCATGTAGCACAGCATGTCCCCAAGCTGATATTGGGAGTTTGGTATTCATTAAGAGTGGTCGGGCAATCCACTgaattctttttataaaagattcaGCCAGACCGTTCTGAGTATGGACATGTGCTACAGAATGTTCCacacttacccccatggacatacagtaGTCATTAAAAGCTTGGGAAGTGAATTCACTAGCATTgtcaagacgtatagtctttaAAGGAAAATCTGGAAAATGTGCTCTAAGTCTTATAATCTGAGCCAGCAACCTCGCAAGTGCTAGATTACGAGTTGATAAGAGACAAACGTGTGACCATCTTGTAGATGCATCAATTAAGACCATAAAATATCTGAAAGTCCCACAGGGTGGGTGTATCGGTCCACAAATATCAActtgtattctttccagaaaaTTTATCATTTCCTTATTCACTTTGGCTGGTGATTGCCTAGTGATTAATTTCCCTTGTGAACATGCTTCACATGTGAGGTATTTAGGaataactcttttatttttccaatTGTGGCCATTTGAATTTGTTATGATTTTTCTCATCATCACTGATCCGAGGTGACCCAATCTGTCATGCCAAAGTGTGAACTCTTCTTTGAGTTCTTTGTTCATCACGGCATTAGCCTCAACCAGACTAGTCTTAACATAGTAAAGTCCAGTCCCACATGCTGGTATAGTCTCAAGGACTCTTTTATTGCCTTGTGTGATATTATAAATCTGTAGAAATTCTTTATTTCCTTCACCCTTGGTTTCAATATGAAAACCATTGAGTCTtatgtctttgaaacttaacAAGCTCCTATTAGAGCTAGGTGAGTACAATGCATCATCTATCTCTAGATGTGTACCATTAGGCAATAAAATGCATGTTGGCCGCAGCCTTCGATTAGATTAGCTGTACCAGCTATGGTTGTGATGTCGGCTGTTTTATTAATCAGGTTTATGAAGTATCGTTTGTCTCTCAGAATGGTATGGCTGGTGCCACTGTCTACCACAAATGAGTCCATTCCACTTTTCATTCTTTGATCTCGGAAGGGTTGATCGGTCTTGTCGTCGGAGCAGTACTGGTTCGTTTCTTCTCGTCGAAGATCGCTTCTAGTCGTACAGCTTTCTTCTCGTCCGGACGTCAACAATCCAGCGGAGAagaggttttgtttttttttctttgctattAGCTAGGGTTTCTATGGGAGCAAaggtgctgataacgtgtttgATACTGTATGAAAGCGTGATCTTTACTGAGTTTAAAccatcatatatatacatgatctTATAGTTATCTATCTATAAGATAAACACCAATATAACATAGAGATAATGATAAAGGAATATGTCGATCATATATTCTCGGATCACAACAGAAAGATAATTGTTGGGTCTGATTTACAACCTTTGTGGGCATGGATAATAGAAGGTGAAAATTAATCTAAAATACCCATTAAAACTtctccaaaaactaaaatcaaaaacaagataaaaattaaaatctaaaatctagaaaccaaaaactaaattataaaaaccAAATAAGCAATAATGgcctaaatatttttttttttagaactgAAAAATATGTATAAGTTTTCATACATAAATTATCAATTCCACAacaatgtcaaatatttttatacttttaccatataaaataaatctataaatttaattaaaattttaatcattaattctaattttttcaattactattcaaaaaaattaattataaatcgTATTTTGggaaaactttttttgtaacatgTACTTTTGGGTAactttaaacataaaacaacacCCAAAACCTTGAAAAGCATCATTATATGGTTCGAAAATATAAtctgtaattttaaattttttaaaaccaaaactttcaaaaagttgaaatgtaaaaaccaaaaactctGTAAAAGGCATGAGTTACCCAGCCCATCTAGATCCAGATGTGAACGATAGCGAACGATGTCGAATTTGAGTAAATGAGTTGGTACGGTATTcagtgccaaaaaaaaaaaaaaaaaaaaaaagagttggtACGGTATTAAACCGTGGTAGCAAACCGTAAATCCGGTCCAAGTGTGTCTGAAACAACACAACCTCTACGAAATataatctctttttctttcactCCCGGAAACACATCTAGGGTTCTCTCTACCCAAACGAACAAGGAACAAGGTTAAAGCCGCGTActagagagagatagagagagagcgATTCTAGGGTTGGGGGATTCCACAATCAGAAACCCTAATTCCTGTTACCAAAGATGCCGCGCCACAGAGAGGAAGACGATGATGGAGACGAAGACTACGACGGATTGGAAttagaggaggaagaagaggaggacgAGGGAGGCAGTCGCGGCGGCGGCGGCTCGAGGCAGAAGAGAGGTAGATCGAGTTTCTTCGATGATTATGCGGAGGAGGATTCTCAGGAAGAGGAAGACGACGAGGATGATGAGGATTACGGCAGCCGCCGAGGAGGAAAAGGAGCTAAGAGAAAAAAGTTTTCAGCTGCTAGGTTCGTTGACGACATAGCGGATCaggtggatgatgatgatgaagaagaagacgatggagatggagaagatGGTAAAAAACAACCTAATTTAGATTCCATTTTTTGaaatatcttttttctttttttattattattattgatgATTTGAAGCTTTGCAGGTTTCATAGTGGATAATGGAACAGATCTTCCAGATGAGCGTGTTGATAGACGGAGGTATCACGACCGCCGCGGATTTGACGAAAACGATGATGAGGATGTAGACGATCTGGAGAGAAGAATTCAAGAGAGGTTCTATAGGCCTCAAGAGGATTATGATGAAGAAGCTACAGATGTGGAGCAACAAGCTCTTTTGCCTTCTGTCCGTGATCCTAAGCTGTGGATGGTTAAATGTGCGGTAAGGGTTCTTTATCCCAATATTGGTTCTGTTCTGTAATACATGTAATTAAGTCTATCTTAATTTCAATGTCAGATTGGGCGTGAGAGGGAGGTTGCTGTGTGTCTCATGCAAAAATACATAGACCGAGGATCGGATTTGCAGATCAGATCTGTTGTTGCACTCGACCATcttaaaaactttatttatgTTGAAGCAGACAAGGAAGCTCACGTGAAAGAGGTATTTGTTTCTTGCTATCTGTGTCTTCTGCACCAGTGATGTTGTGAAGTCATTATGTTCCTTTTATCTGTGCTAGGCAATCAAGGGCATGCGTAATATATATGCTAACCAGAAGATCTTACTTGTCCCCATAAGAGAAATGACAGATGTCCTATCTGTTGAGAGTAAAGCAATTGATCTGTCTCGGGATACCTGGGTTAGAATGAAAATCGGGACGTATAAAGGTGATCTTGCTAAGGTATGGATCCATTTTCATGTGTTTTCATTGGCAAAACTATCTATAGACTGCTAAAATGTTAGTCCTTTGCAGGTGGTTGATGTTGATAATGTGCGTCAGAGGGTCACAGTCAAGTTGATTCCAAGAATTGATCTGCAGGCTCTAGCTTCTAAGCTGGTATGATTCTGTCTATCTTTGATAGGAAATTATGTCTATTAGAGTAATAGTTCAACGGATCTTCTCTTGGACAATACTATACCTGTCCTCACATTCAAAGTTTTTCAAGTGTTACTTAGTAGTCATTAAAGCCATGCAAATATTTGAGTACAATTTGCCTGATTAATTGCAGGACGGAAGAGAAGTTGCGAAGAAAAAAGCCTTTGTTCCACCTCCACGTTTCATGAACATTGATGAAGCTAGGTACTCGTTTTAGAAGCTGTTCTTGTACGTTAAATATAAAGCCTCCTATGGAGAAGGTTTTATCGAAGTTATTGACCTTTAAAATTTGTTACATTCGCTAGGGAGTTGCACATACGTGTTGAGCGTCGGCGTGATCCCATGACTGGCGATTACTTTGAGAACATTGGTGGTATGCTTTTCAAAGATGGTTTCATGTACAAAACAGTATCGTTGAAGTCCATCATTGCTCAGAATGTTACACCAACTTTTGACGAACTTGAAAAATTCAACAAACCAAGTGAAAGTGGAGAGAGCGACTTTGGTGGTCTGTCGACTTTATTTGCAAACAGAAAGAAAGGTCATTTCATGAAGGGTGATGCAGTTATCGTTATCAAGGGGGATCTTAAAAACTTGAAAGGTTGGGTTGAGAAAGTAGATGAAGAAACCGTTCTTATCAGATCAGGATTGAAAGGTCTCCCTGTAAGCATCCACCCTTTGTCTTTTCGTAACTGGTTGCATGTTTCTGAGATCATCCACCCGTGGAAAAAGGCCGACCATTACTCTTGTGTTGCAGGATCCTCTTGCTGTAAACGAGAAAGAGCTCTGCAAATACTTTGAGCCTGGAAATCACGTGAAGGTTGTTTCTGGGACCCATGAAGGAGCAACAGGCATGGTTGTCAAAGTTGATCAACATGTGCTTATCCTTCTGTCTGACACGACAAAAGAACATGTAAGTCAAGTTTTGTATATGATGAA
This genomic stretch from Raphanus sativus cultivar WK10039 chromosome 3, ASM80110v3, whole genome shotgun sequence harbors:
- the LOC130509917 gene encoding uncharacterized protein LOC130509917 yields the protein MLPEDNVLHTSTYDVKKFLKTFDMGYQKIHACVNDCCLFRKKLKTAESCPTCKASRWKTNMHTGEINKGVPQKVLRYFPVIPRLKRMFRSEKLAMDLRWHFNNKSIDGKLRHPVDSVTWQSMNDKYPSFAAEERNLRLGLSTDGFNPFSMKSSRYSCWPVLLVNYNMAPDLCMKEENIMLSLLIPGPHQPGNSIDVYLEPLIEDLKHLWSIGEPAYDAVSKTTFTLKAMLLWTISDFPAYGNLAGCKVKGKMGCPICGKHTNSLWLKNSRKFVFMGHRKSLPPLHSFRGKKAWFDGKTEHGTKGRLLTGRNVSFVLRNYKNVFGNRKQTGKKRATRVDIPSDNEEELSGSDEDEEVGDKDEEELSRWKKRSIFFSLPYWEELPVRHNLDVMHVERNVAASLIATLLHCGNSKDGLKARKDLESLGIRKDLHPKAQGKRTLLPPAPWSLSKSEKHIFCKRLYDFKGPDGYCANISSCVSLEECKVMGLKSHDYHVLMQQLLPVAIRGLLPKGPRVAILRLCAFFNLLCQRVIDMEQLQQMESEIVETLCIFERFWPPSFFDIMVHLCVHLGREARLGGPVHFRWMYPFERYMKVLKDYVRNTARPEGCIAESYLADECMKFCSAFLTTSTNVQEKEDRNTEYESQSILEGRPISAARSFQFSDAELKIAHLAVIQNTAMVDPYIDAHLQHLQDSNGRCQRDATYLWHMHTEKFAAWLKQQISIDSPDEEDTLKWLAYGPRSIARSYTGYIVNGLRFHTNVVHRLSQNSGVYYEATTMCRSSAKDTVQVVDVVSYYGRVVDIILLDYNGFYVPIFKCEWAVKGNGVKVEDGFTLVNFNHSHISFAKDPFILASQARQIFYSRDTDESSWYVVMKGPCRRYSDEKPEDGHADVGPLPSDIDMCLEDISDEAENVRDDCEGIYV